Proteins from one Hallerella porci genomic window:
- a CDS encoding radical SAM protein, with translation MIDRVCISLSSKCQLRCTYCHFDTHIDKKSVLEIGETSAKKIIHNLLNYATAHQGHIKIGLVGSGEPLLRFNLIKAIIEMVKVVDKERLLSFYTISNGMHFNEDIRQFFYENRNTIKLCFSIDGYEFIHDLCRVNATGKGSFATIMQSVELYKKMFGEAPSVNATVHRETLRHAESVLNFFEENFKNVTFSRLVDVESPHLFISKKDFQEFLQLAQAHKLEMRQFKAKKYDCTMYGQLCGVGRTNIYFDNGKVYPCGRFVGNSKYELGNATDPIDEIERYMVTHITPCADGQCYYDNL, from the coding sequence ATGATTGACCGCGTCTGCATTTCTCTCTCTAGCAAATGCCAACTTCGTTGTACCTACTGCCATTTCGACACGCATATTGATAAAAAAAGCGTTCTTGAAATCGGCGAAACCAGTGCCAAGAAAATTATCCATAACCTTCTGAACTACGCAACAGCTCATCAAGGCCATATAAAGATTGGACTCGTTGGTTCCGGTGAACCCCTGTTGCGCTTCAACCTCATCAAAGCCATTATCGAAATGGTAAAAGTCGTAGACAAGGAGCGCCTTTTAAGCTTTTACACCATTTCAAACGGGATGCATTTCAATGAGGATATCCGCCAATTCTTTTACGAGAACCGCAACACCATCAAGCTCTGCTTTTCAATTGACGGATACGAATTCATCCATGACTTGTGCCGCGTAAATGCAACCGGGAAAGGATCTTTTGCAACCATCATGCAATCTGTAGAACTCTATAAAAAGATGTTTGGAGAAGCCCCCTCTGTAAACGCCACAGTCCACCGCGAAACGTTACGCCATGCCGAGAGCGTTTTAAACTTTTTCGAAGAAAACTTCAAGAACGTCACGTTTTCAAGACTTGTTGATGTTGAATCTCCGCATTTGTTCATCAGCAAAAAAGACTTCCAGGAATTTCTGCAACTTGCCCAGGCCCACAAGCTTGAAATGAGGCAGTTCAAAGCCAAGAAATACGACTGCACCATGTACGGCCAACTTTGCGGTGTCGGGCGCACCAACATCTATTTCGACAACGGAAAAGTTTACCCCTGCGGACGATTCGTCGGGAACTCCAAATACGAACTCGGCAACGCAACAGACCCTATTGACGAAATTGAACGTTATATGGTCACCCACATTACCCCATGCGCTGATGGTCAGTGCTATTACGACAACCTCTAA
- a CDS encoding AAA family ATPase yields the protein MKYAIYGISCCGKDTFIKKLLESGKFEGYEHPKGSESLNTIALNSFGKNFKELSASEKDDIRAEYAQKLMQKENIFADGHYCFPKDGKYEIVFTKKDAECYDSFFYLKAKPEDVKNRIQNSAKNQKFANLSASDIEAWQKNEISELRDICFKINKDFIVLDSDFESTIVFIEAYTTNYRTRNSYQQAIRLAEICKSKASREKIALFDCDRTIVKEDTGTDYFKANGASLEKVKEIFADDIYSQYQFWKYNQLHKNFTVQPSTNQFHFNTLVIEKISELRNNGYFIVGVTSGISAIWQQIFREHDIVDLMVSSDETLGITISDFVKGYLAQNIAHDHEVFACGDSLTDIYMLEAASMQGVIYAPGKTRSSVQEYLNTHPETKIKQFKQNPNQYNNIEGV from the coding sequence ATGAAGTACGCGATCTATGGAATCTCCTGCTGTGGCAAGGACACATTTATAAAGAAACTCCTCGAATCCGGTAAATTCGAAGGCTACGAACACCCCAAAGGCTCGGAATCCCTAAACACCATTGCTTTAAACTCCTTTGGAAAAAATTTCAAGGAACTTTCTGCAAGCGAAAAAGACGATATCCGCGCCGAATACGCCCAAAAGCTTATGCAAAAGGAAAACATCTTTGCAGATGGTCATTACTGTTTCCCTAAAGACGGCAAGTACGAAATCGTATTCACAAAAAAAGATGCGGAATGCTATGACTCATTTTTCTATCTGAAAGCAAAACCGGAAGATGTCAAAAACCGCATCCAGAACTCTGCAAAGAACCAAAAATTTGCAAACCTTTCTGCAAGCGACATTGAAGCATGGCAAAAGAATGAAATCAGTGAACTTCGCGATATCTGCTTCAAAATCAACAAGGACTTCATCGTTCTTGACAGCGATTTTGAAAGCACCATCGTCTTCATTGAAGCCTACACGACAAACTACAGGACGCGCAACAGCTATCAGCAGGCAATCCGTCTTGCCGAGATTTGCAAAAGCAAAGCCTCTAGGGAAAAGATTGCGCTGTTTGACTGCGACAGAACCATCGTCAAAGAAGACACCGGAACGGACTATTTCAAAGCAAACGGAGCCTCCTTGGAAAAAGTCAAGGAAATTTTTGCTGATGACATTTATTCACAATATCAGTTTTGGAAATATAACCAACTGCACAAGAATTTTACGGTGCAACCCTCCACCAATCAATTCCATTTCAACACCCTTGTGATTGAAAAAATCAGCGAACTCCGCAATAACGGTTACTTCATTGTCGGAGTCACTTCAGGAATCAGCGCCATTTGGCAGCAAATTTTCAGAGAACACGACATCGTTGATCTGATGGTGAGTAGCGACGAAACCTTGGGCATAACGATTTCCGATTTTGTCAAGGGATATCTCGCCCAAAACATTGCTCACGACCACGAAGTTTTCGCCTGCGGTGACAGCTTGACCGACATCTATATGTTGGAAGCGGCCTCTATGCAGGGCGTCATCTATGCACCGGGAAAAACACGCTCTTCCGTGCAGGAATATCTGAACACCCATCCCGAAACAAAAATCAAACAATTCAAACAAAACCCCAATCAGTATAACAACATCGAAGGTGTCTAA
- a CDS encoding (deoxy)nucleoside triphosphate pyrophosphohydrolase: MKTIEVVAGVIQNGEKIFATPRGYGDFKGGWEFPGGKMEPGETREQALARELKEELAINVSVGSFICTVDYDYPQFHLTMHTFYCTIESRNLTLLEHEAAKWLNRSELHTVNWLPADAEVVKKLKIPSIIDEL, encoded by the coding sequence ATGAAGACCATCGAAGTTGTCGCAGGCGTCATCCAGAACGGAGAAAAAATCTTTGCAACCCCGCGCGGTTACGGAGACTTTAAGGGCGGCTGGGAATTCCCCGGCGGCAAGATGGAACCCGGCGAAACCCGCGAACAGGCGCTTGCCCGCGAACTCAAGGAAGAACTCGCCATAAACGTTTCCGTAGGCAGCTTCATCTGCACGGTCGATTACGACTATCCACAATTCCACTTGACCATGCACACTTTTTACTGCACCATCGAAAGCAGGAACCTGACCCTGCTCGAACACGAAGCCGCCAAATGGCTGAACAGATCCGAGCTCCACACCGTCAACTGGCTCCCCGCCGACGCAGAAGTCGTGAAGAAGTTAAAGATCCCGTCTATCATAGACGAGCTCTAG
- a CDS encoding transposase: QRQSYKRTLKKVHRDQRFRNHPKNGKKAHKADRRLKTIAGRLVRELERNLASKNLLNTYKEKIELFKKVLAQKKCDKDKVYSLHEPEVKCIGKGKEHKKYEFGNKVSIARSYSGIIVGAVSFRDEYDGHTIDDTLDHVEQMLGFRPSRAACDRGYRGQKESGTTKIVIPDVPKKNATYYQKKKAHKLFCKRAGIEPINGHLKSDHRMGRNFYKGIFGDMLNAKLAAAAFNFKRVMRRFFVLLEWLYCCFLCREGVNKNGEPPYPALAK, from the coding sequence GCAAAGACAGTCCTACAAGAGAACCTTGAAGAAGGTCCATCGTGACCAGCGTTTCCGCAATCACCCGAAGAACGGCAAGAAGGCTCACAAGGCAGATCGCAGGCTGAAGACAATCGCGGGACGGCTCGTCCGTGAATTAGAGCGAAATCTCGCCAGCAAGAACTTGTTGAACACGTACAAAGAAAAAATCGAGCTTTTCAAAAAAGTTCTGGCACAGAAGAAATGCGACAAGGACAAGGTCTATTCGCTTCACGAACCCGAAGTAAAATGCATCGGCAAGGGCAAGGAACACAAGAAATACGAGTTCGGCAACAAGGTGTCAATCGCCCGGAGCTACAGCGGCATCATTGTCGGCGCGGTCTCGTTCCGGGACGAGTATGACGGACATACGATAGACGATACGCTTGACCATGTTGAACAAATGCTTGGATTCAGGCCGAGCCGGGCAGCATGCGACCGGGGCTACCGCGGACAAAAGGAATCCGGAACGACAAAGATCGTAATACCGGACGTCCCGAAGAAAAACGCGACTTACTACCAGAAGAAAAAGGCTCACAAGCTTTTTTGCAAGAGGGCTGGCATCGAACCAATCAATGGTCACTTGAAGAGCGACCACCGCATGGGTCGCAACTTCTACAAGGGAATCTTTGGCGACATGCTCAACGCAAAGCTTGCAGCAGCAGCGTTCAACTTCAAGAGGGTCATGAGGCGCTTTTTTGTTCTGTTGGAATGGCTATACTGTTGCTTCCTTTGCCGGGAAGGGGTGAATAAAAACGGCGAACCTCCTTATCCTGCGCTCGCGAAGTGA
- a CDS encoding phosphoribosyltransferase, with product MINALTEAKNNESINEWIAICKSDSNVIGASLRHAHYRLGFELTSAFKQDFHNSVAVCFMRGGLPFSMGIADALDCPIVFFDDKASPHFFQDNQEQLKGKQVLLIDSVIHSGKSMIKSIESLNGISRDIKIMTNVLCYKAVEKFSILDTYTVRISGNSFKGSNVKVQSGNKGPDTGDRLFKTQLF from the coding sequence ATGATTAACGCATTGACCGAAGCCAAGAACAACGAAAGCATCAACGAATGGATTGCAATCTGCAAAAGCGACTCCAACGTCATTGGAGCAAGCCTGCGCCACGCTCACTACCGCCTGGGTTTTGAACTCACCTCCGCCTTCAAGCAAGATTTTCACAACTCCGTCGCTGTATGCTTTATGCGAGGAGGACTCCCATTCTCCATGGGTATCGCCGATGCATTGGATTGTCCAATCGTCTTCTTCGACGACAAAGCCTCTCCCCACTTTTTCCAGGACAATCAAGAACAGCTGAAAGGAAAGCAAGTCCTCTTGATTGATTCCGTCATCCATTCCGGAAAATCCATGATCAAATCCATCGAAAGCCTGAATGGCATTTCCAGAGACATCAAAATTATGACCAATGTCCTCTGCTACAAGGCTGTCGAAAAATTCAGCATCTTGGACACCTATACGGTACGTATTTCAGGAAATTCCTTCAAAGGCTCAAACGTCAAAGTACAGAGCGGCAACAAAGGCCCCGATACAGGCGATCGACTATTCAAGACGCAGTTGTTCTAG
- a CDS encoding ankyrin repeat domain-containing protein codes for MNFESTAKAILKIRNSNNLTQDEFARKLNVSRPTVSNWELAKCIPTTEQIMRIHEAFHVSADEILQIKKNTIFVIDTCAILNRPRIINQLLGNESISQVIIPDTVISELNYQKDHGQKQLAWLAMVTIEKFCKEYPHKISILHEENASGINDQKIIFAATQVAKRNIHSTVYMLTNDVFFSLVENKLRNLEVLNLQDFEEKFPLNANCFNREASFRFFEEVKAGNFKAAQIALSKGANPNFIHPESGYTPLIQAVRNRDKSMVEFIANHPKTNCNLCDEAKYRLPAISHAVQLGEMTLVKTLVEAGADIDCQSQGKNHGNTALMISAWHGKQDFVQYFCQNGACANQQDSNGFTALIKASIKKQVSCVRFLYPLTDSRIRSFEGLTAKDYAIKSHNSELLNIFKEA; via the coding sequence ATGAACTTCGAAAGCACCGCCAAAGCAATCCTGAAAATCAGGAACAGCAACAATCTCACCCAAGACGAATTCGCACGCAAGCTAAACGTTTCACGCCCGACCGTATCCAACTGGGAACTCGCCAAATGTATTCCGACAACCGAGCAGATTATGAGAATCCATGAAGCATTCCATGTCAGTGCCGATGAAATTCTTCAGATTAAAAAGAACACCATTTTCGTCATAGACACCTGCGCCATACTCAACCGTCCAAGAATCATCAATCAGCTTCTCGGAAACGAAAGCATTAGCCAGGTTATCATCCCCGACACCGTTATTTCCGAGCTCAATTATCAAAAGGATCATGGGCAAAAACAGCTAGCATGGCTCGCCATGGTTACAATCGAGAAGTTCTGCAAGGAATACCCGCACAAGATTTCCATACTTCATGAAGAAAATGCTAGCGGCATCAACGATCAGAAAATCATCTTTGCAGCAACGCAAGTCGCCAAGCGCAACATCCACAGCACAGTGTATATGCTTACGAACGATGTTTTCTTTTCTCTTGTCGAGAATAAGTTGCGCAATCTTGAGGTTTTGAATTTACAAGACTTTGAAGAAAAGTTTCCTCTCAACGCCAACTGTTTTAACAGAGAGGCTTCATTCCGCTTTTTTGAAGAAGTTAAAGCAGGAAACTTCAAGGCCGCTCAAATAGCCTTAAGCAAAGGAGCAAATCCCAACTTCATCCATCCTGAATCAGGCTATACCCCGCTCATCCAAGCCGTCCGTAACAGAGATAAATCCATGGTTGAATTTATTGCAAACCACCCAAAAACAAACTGCAATCTTTGTGACGAAGCCAAATACCGACTCCCCGCCATCAGCCACGCAGTTCAACTTGGAGAAATGACACTTGTTAAAACACTCGTAGAAGCAGGTGCTGATATTGACTGTCAGTCTCAAGGAAAAAATCATGGCAATACGGCACTCATGATTTCAGCATGGCATGGGAAACAAGACTTTGTCCAATATTTCTGTCAGAATGGAGCTTGCGCAAACCAGCAGGATTCCAACGGGTTCACAGCTCTTATCAAGGCCAGCATCAAAAAACAAGTGTCCTGCGTCAGATTTCTTTATCCACTAACTGATTCGAGAATCAGAAGTTTCGAAGGACTCACCGCAAAAGACTACGCCATCAAAAGTCACAACTCAGAACTCTTGAACATTTTTAAGGAAGCTTAA